One region of Pseudomonas alvandae genomic DNA includes:
- a CDS encoding dermonecrotic toxin domain-containing protein, translating to MTSPSPTGGPSALAQNVSQPFADRPTFEQVAQRLLEQAINTKYPTLNIDLSKTQLASPDMNARTWHFQPFMPRVLDYLALGTPIDFSSQGSYDCYLSDDAPRRLRADDARLDIKVIEDCLSELPWTVPIGLADALIRYWNTDIDRAPQGESGSRISRWQWLSDTLKNMLHVRGLQQAGLSEPERGALDQVVRWPDRDQRFKQNASPVYLYHLESIITQGVTRTVLPSSGILMLHYTRDGLVILLSKPGSAVQSFESIQAFDSHWRAQIAKHYIVDTVTCQRHEISGDAFDIQAAMILEQQLTDLRTVKLPARIGLPNLKALYDELSDPTRYLGDVPGLAPQASTQLEPLLPEWLKKASLADRTKFQRYSLALASVKKRDQDRTHFRDIKTFTADALLARMEKINDSSPTKALPSHFHPDDVELIFTVSAGFPGTAGISEKRTMSLTRLAIDNLVARPSGHLKLSHRQGRTLPAWLTPDLITRRGGLVEQVDIGTTYPRYLQDELLSDSPQAQDYQRMFAEQIPAQLPLEALQQMLDNKNGMTRQGLRLIEAVLQPDAESRQVGGRAVVIRHLAFLRKPQARPDVVTNMFIVEGQDAQTGPHLLYRPLYAPSLLEFATRQAMLQAIASAGDLQGSVLTWMSDTARPVYANGGFAEPHIVHFFQGDEFSVPERPAPATLAIDSNEDELLQYLRNGKLMEYLYGCNARALISQADRNSVSNSESRWAVLLKGGSLLFNTLLFPLLRGPAMASVWLWSLMASASQDIPALNSEDPATREQAAVDFLVNLAMLVSQFHAIRAPSRPLVSAETKNQAMQPPAKRIVAEQWPAPASPEVLEAPIALPGAEGPGSNFDFSFASARHRLTSEQRTRLYSKQVPRPARLPEPINYGPLTGLYVIDHRWHALVEERLYRVTPEADGSVMIVDPQSPSQMGPLLQSDDRGNWSVDLRLRLRGGMPKRVTEQRRLNAQRKDELLNDLMTVMAQEAEQQRAQDIAQNVMTRMEEGSAYTEEQRASKRKIFHDLLKEQIDKYVGLLDSVPERKRLNIDLPSADIRNLMENVINNARKAFLMVEMDGRALNRANPQFMGKQAERAAASDTKGYLAFLQATCEANDLAIHWLELKDKYLEELLNLDSVGAQAFDRLTRDRPLNERSSTSTKAMQLAILPLLAIKHPETDLPDSLYRIIKPLGEQIRSHSDFKQYQLSTTEQFQVLESLTEHYGEALDALHGMKALYFDDLNESYFDRLLKLLDGLYQDASQKLAAEIKPEPTQHVSPPKRPEASHERFKKKVIKTRKNGVLIGDLKPAGTTLGIEVVELRSEVDNQVLSTYSRHDDVWDPVDIRQPTPVPAPRTRPVGAIKGDARKLLGQLEKRLQHAEGYKKLCRHPQEIEEIMNNEASRFRALSDELDRAFTASTTPRTAADETLGQQLADAISKLTARGAALRTELSLLLPPTDGNLRYLFEKNLIQVAKLGERKALKGTRQDFLQEYAINDRNGFPLWYAHFHYEKADTPKTDYSVAHLKIKEQRREHYHSLLAKADSPYAVVNVHRGQLGRPLAQSRFLPLAP from the coding sequence ATGACCTCGCCTTCCCCAACTGGCGGCCCGTCCGCGCTTGCGCAAAACGTCAGCCAGCCATTCGCCGACCGCCCGACCTTCGAGCAGGTCGCGCAACGCTTGCTCGAACAAGCCATCAACACCAAGTACCCTACGTTGAACATCGATCTGTCCAAGACCCAACTCGCGTCTCCGGATATGAACGCACGTACCTGGCACTTTCAACCCTTCATGCCCCGGGTGCTTGATTACCTCGCCCTCGGCACGCCCATCGATTTCAGTTCGCAGGGAAGTTACGACTGCTATCTCAGCGACGACGCCCCACGTCGGCTGCGGGCGGACGATGCGCGCCTGGACATAAAAGTCATCGAAGACTGTTTATCAGAGCTGCCTTGGACGGTACCCATCGGCCTGGCAGATGCCCTGATCCGTTATTGGAATACCGACATTGACCGTGCGCCCCAAGGCGAATCCGGCAGCCGTATCAGCCGCTGGCAATGGCTCAGCGACACCCTCAAGAACATGCTGCATGTCCGGGGGTTGCAACAGGCTGGACTGAGTGAGCCGGAACGCGGGGCCCTGGATCAGGTCGTCCGCTGGCCAGACCGTGACCAACGCTTCAAGCAAAATGCGTCACCCGTCTATCTCTACCACCTGGAGAGCATCATCACCCAGGGCGTCACCCGCACCGTGCTGCCCAGCAGTGGAATCCTGATGCTTCATTACACCCGCGACGGGCTGGTCATTTTGCTTTCCAAGCCCGGCAGCGCCGTGCAGTCCTTCGAGTCGATCCAGGCTTTCGACAGCCATTGGCGCGCGCAGATTGCCAAGCATTACATCGTCGACACCGTTACCTGCCAACGCCACGAGATCAGCGGCGACGCCTTCGATATCCAGGCGGCCATGATATTGGAGCAACAACTGACTGATCTGCGGACGGTAAAGCTGCCCGCCCGGATCGGCCTGCCGAACCTCAAGGCTCTCTATGACGAGCTGAGCGACCCAACCCGCTATTTAGGCGATGTCCCAGGTCTCGCGCCTCAAGCATCGACACAACTTGAACCGCTGTTGCCCGAGTGGTTGAAGAAGGCCTCCCTCGCCGACCGAACGAAATTCCAGCGCTACAGCCTGGCGCTGGCCAGCGTGAAGAAACGCGACCAGGACCGAACCCATTTCCGCGACATCAAGACTTTCACAGCCGACGCACTGCTTGCCCGAATGGAGAAAATCAACGACAGCAGTCCGACCAAGGCTCTCCCAAGTCATTTTCACCCCGACGATGTGGAACTGATCTTCACCGTCTCAGCCGGGTTTCCCGGGACCGCTGGCATCAGCGAAAAAAGGACCATGAGCCTGACTCGATTGGCCATCGACAATCTCGTCGCTCGCCCCAGTGGACATCTCAAGCTCAGCCATCGCCAGGGCCGGACGCTGCCCGCATGGTTGACGCCCGACCTCATTACCCGCCGAGGCGGGCTTGTCGAGCAGGTCGATATCGGCACGACTTACCCTCGCTACCTGCAAGACGAACTGTTGAGCGACTCACCTCAAGCGCAGGACTACCAGCGGATGTTTGCCGAACAGATCCCGGCACAGTTGCCGCTCGAGGCGCTGCAACAGATGCTCGACAACAAAAACGGCATGACCCGCCAAGGGCTGCGCCTGATAGAGGCGGTTCTTCAGCCCGACGCCGAGAGTCGGCAGGTCGGCGGGCGTGCCGTGGTCATTCGTCACCTGGCCTTCCTGCGCAAGCCTCAGGCCAGGCCCGACGTCGTGACCAATATGTTCATTGTCGAGGGGCAAGACGCTCAAACCGGTCCGCATCTGCTGTATCGCCCCTTGTACGCCCCATCGTTGCTGGAGTTTGCGACGCGCCAGGCAATGCTGCAGGCCATTGCCAGCGCCGGGGATTTGCAGGGCAGCGTGTTGACCTGGATGTCCGATACCGCACGCCCGGTGTATGCCAACGGTGGCTTCGCGGAGCCGCATATTGTGCATTTCTTCCAGGGCGACGAATTCAGCGTGCCCGAAAGACCCGCCCCGGCCACGCTCGCCATCGACAGTAATGAAGATGAACTGCTGCAATACCTGCGCAACGGCAAACTGATGGAATATCTCTACGGTTGCAATGCCCGGGCCCTCATCAGCCAGGCCGACCGAAACTCTGTCTCCAACAGCGAAAGCCGCTGGGCAGTGCTCCTGAAGGGTGGCAGCCTGCTGTTCAATACACTGCTGTTTCCCCTGCTGCGCGGCCCGGCGATGGCCAGCGTCTGGCTGTGGAGCCTGATGGCCAGTGCGAGCCAGGATATCCCCGCCTTGAACAGCGAAGACCCAGCTACCAGGGAACAGGCCGCCGTCGACTTCCTGGTTAATCTGGCCATGCTGGTGAGCCAATTCCACGCCATCCGCGCGCCTTCCCGTCCCCTCGTGTCCGCTGAAACGAAGAACCAGGCTATGCAACCCCCCGCCAAGCGCATTGTTGCCGAGCAATGGCCTGCGCCCGCCTCTCCCGAAGTACTCGAAGCCCCCATCGCCCTGCCTGGGGCGGAGGGTCCAGGCTCGAACTTCGATTTCAGCTTCGCCAGCGCCCGCCATCGCCTGACGTCCGAGCAGCGCACCCGCCTATATAGCAAGCAAGTCCCGCGCCCCGCCAGGCTGCCCGAACCGATCAACTACGGCCCGCTCACCGGCCTGTATGTAATCGATCACAGATGGCATGCGCTCGTCGAAGAACGCCTCTATCGAGTGACACCGGAAGCGGACGGCAGCGTGATGATTGTCGACCCACAAAGTCCATCGCAAATGGGACCGTTGCTGCAATCGGACGATCGAGGCAACTGGTCCGTGGATTTGCGGCTGCGTTTGCGAGGCGGAATGCCCAAGCGCGTCACCGAGCAAAGGCGCCTCAACGCCCAAAGGAAAGACGAACTGCTCAACGATTTGATGACCGTCATGGCGCAGGAGGCCGAACAACAGAGGGCCCAGGACATCGCCCAGAACGTCATGACGAGAATGGAAGAAGGAAGCGCCTACACCGAGGAACAACGCGCGTCCAAACGAAAGATATTCCATGACCTGCTCAAAGAACAGATCGACAAGTACGTGGGGCTGCTGGACAGCGTGCCCGAACGTAAAAGGCTGAATATCGACCTGCCCTCCGCGGATATCCGCAACCTGATGGAAAACGTCATCAACAATGCGCGCAAGGCCTTCTTGATGGTCGAAATGGACGGGCGGGCCCTCAATCGCGCCAATCCCCAATTCATGGGAAAGCAGGCCGAAAGAGCTGCGGCTTCGGACACGAAGGGCTACCTGGCGTTTCTTCAAGCAACATGCGAAGCCAATGATCTTGCAATCCACTGGCTAGAGCTCAAGGACAAGTATCTGGAGGAGTTGCTGAACCTGGACTCCGTGGGCGCCCAGGCGTTTGATCGCTTGACCCGTGACCGCCCGTTGAACGAAAGAAGCTCAACGTCCACCAAAGCCATGCAGTTGGCGATTCTTCCATTGCTGGCCATCAAACATCCCGAGACTGACCTGCCCGACAGCCTCTATCGCATCATCAAACCCTTGGGTGAACAGATTCGCTCCCATTCCGACTTCAAACAATACCAGCTGTCCACAACGGAGCAATTCCAAGTGCTGGAAAGCTTGACGGAACACTATGGCGAGGCCCTGGACGCATTGCACGGCATGAAGGCCCTCTATTTTGACGACCTCAACGAGTCCTACTTCGACAGGCTGCTGAAACTGCTCGATGGCCTGTATCAGGACGCGTCCCAAAAACTGGCCGCAGAGATCAAGCCCGAGCCAACGCAACACGTAAGTCCGCCCAAACGTCCTGAAGCGTCCCATGAGCGTTTCAAGAAAAAGGTGATCAAGACTCGCAAGAATGGCGTTCTGATCGGCGACCTGAAGCCGGCGGGTACAACCTTGGGAATAGAAGTCGTCGAACTGCGTTCCGAAGTCGACAACCAAGTGCTGTCCACCTATTCACGTCACGACGACGTCTGGGATCCCGTTGACATCCGCCAGCCAACCCCGGTCCCCGCCCCCAGGACCAGACCTGTCGGTGCGATCAAGGGCGATGCGCGAAAACTACTGGGTCAGTTGGAAAAACGCCTGCAACATGCCGAAGGCTACAAGAAACTCTGCCGTCATCCTCAAGAAATCGAGGAGATCATGAACAACGAAGCCAGTCGCTTCCGTGCGCTTTCCGATGAGCTTGACCGGGCCTTCACGGCCTCGACAACACCTCGCACAGCGGCGGATGAAACGCTGGGCCAGCAATTGGCCGATGCCATTTCCAAACTGACCGCCAGGGGCGCTGCCCTGCGCACCGAATTGAGCCTGCTACTGCCACCCACCGACGGCAACCTTCGGTATCTCTTCGAAAAGAACCTGATACAGGTCGCCAAACTTGGCGAACGCAAGGCGTTGAAAGGAACCCGCCAGGATTTCCTGCAGGAATACGCCATCAACGACCGAAACGGTTTTCCCCTCTGGTACGCCCACTTTCATTATGAGAAGGCCGACACGCCGAAAACCGATTACAGCGTCGCGCATCTCAAGATCAAGGAACAACGCCGGGAACACTACCATTCGCTGCTTGCCAAGGCTGACAGCCCGTATGCGGTGGTGAACGTGCATCGTGGGCAGCTTGGCAGACCGCTGGCGCAAAGCAGGTTCCTACCGTTGGCACCGTGA
- a CDS encoding FadR/GntR family transcriptional regulator translates to MDYRKPSDRKSMHARIVQELGMQIVSGRFKPDDKLPAEALLCEEYAVSRPVLREATRVLVAKGLVYSRPRVGTVVKARREWHMLDPDVLHWLMQSSPQNEFFGLLTSVRSIIEPAAAALAAQFATDEDIAAINEAYQRMEAAPTPEALLQPDLDFHSRIADATHNDLLANLCNMLSVAIAEALKHSNQRPNLHELAMPRHKAILTAIENRDALGARHATLVQLDDARSALNVVLGSDPDRA, encoded by the coding sequence ATGGATTACCGCAAACCCTCAGACCGCAAAAGCATGCATGCGCGCATCGTCCAGGAACTGGGCATGCAGATCGTCTCCGGGCGCTTCAAGCCGGACGACAAACTGCCCGCCGAAGCCTTGTTGTGCGAAGAGTACGCGGTCAGTCGCCCGGTACTGCGCGAAGCCACGCGGGTGCTGGTCGCCAAGGGGCTGGTGTATTCGCGTCCTCGAGTGGGCACGGTGGTCAAGGCCCGGCGGGAATGGCACATGCTTGATCCGGACGTGCTGCACTGGCTGATGCAGAGCAGCCCGCAGAACGAATTTTTCGGCCTGCTCACCAGCGTGCGCAGCATCATCGAGCCGGCCGCGGCTGCCCTCGCCGCCCAGTTCGCCACCGACGAAGACATCGCCGCGATCAACGAAGCCTACCAGCGCATGGAGGCCGCCCCGACCCCCGAAGCCCTGCTGCAACCGGACCTGGACTTCCACAGCCGCATCGCCGACGCCACCCACAACGACCTGCTCGCCAACCTCTGCAATATGTTGTCCGTGGCGATCGCCGAAGCCCTCAAGCACTCCAACCAGCGGCCCAACCTGCATGAGCTGGCGATGCCGCGGCACAAGGCGATCCTCACCGCCATCGAGAACCGCGACGCCCTCGGCGCTCGCCATGCCACGCTGGTGCAACTGGACGATGCCCGCAGCGCTTTGAATGTGGTGCTGGGCAGCGACCCCGACCGCGCCTGA
- a CDS encoding IlvD/Edd family dehydratase, which yields MSDKKPSLRSAQWFGTADKNGFMYRSWMKNQGIADHQFHGKPIIGICNTWSELTPCNAHFRQIAEHVKRGVIEAGGFPVEFPVFSNGESNLRPTAMLTRNLASMDVEEAIRGNPIDGVVLLTGCDKTTPALLMGAASCDVPAIVVTGGPMLNGKHKGQDIGSGTVVWQLSEQVKAGTITIDDFLAAEGGMSRSAGTCNTMGTASTMACMAEALGTSLPHNAAIPAVDARRYVLAHMSGMRAVEMVREDLKLSKILTKEAFENAIRVNAAIGGSTNAVIHLKAIAGRIGVQLDLDDWTRIGRGMPTIVDLQPSGRFLMEEFYYAGGLPAVLRRLGEANLIPHPNALTVNGKSLGENTKDAPIYGQDEVIRTLDNPIRADGGICVLRGNLAPLGAVLKPSAATPELMQHRGRAVVFENFDEYKARINDPELDVDADSILVMKNCGPKGYPGMAEVGNMGLPAKLLAQGVTDMVRISDARMSGTAYGTVVLHVAPEAAAGGPLAAVKEGDWIELDCASGRLHLDIPDAELAARLADLAPPQQLLVGGYRQLYIDHVLQADQGCDFDFLVGCRGAEVPRHSH from the coding sequence ATGTCTGATAAGAAACCCTCCCTGCGCTCGGCCCAATGGTTTGGCACTGCCGACAAGAACGGCTTCATGTACCGCAGCTGGATGAAAAATCAGGGCATTGCCGACCATCAGTTCCACGGCAAGCCGATCATCGGTATCTGCAACACCTGGTCGGAGCTGACGCCGTGCAACGCGCACTTCCGGCAGATCGCCGAACACGTCAAGCGCGGCGTGATCGAGGCCGGGGGCTTCCCGGTGGAATTCCCGGTGTTCTCCAACGGCGAATCGAACCTGCGCCCCACCGCCATGCTGACGCGCAACCTGGCGAGCATGGACGTGGAAGAGGCGATTCGCGGCAATCCGATCGACGGCGTAGTGCTGCTCACCGGTTGCGACAAGACCACCCCGGCCTTGCTGATGGGCGCCGCCAGCTGCGACGTGCCAGCCATCGTCGTCACCGGCGGGCCGATGCTCAACGGCAAGCACAAGGGCCAGGACATCGGCTCGGGCACCGTGGTGTGGCAGTTGAGCGAACAGGTCAAGGCCGGCACCATCACCATCGACGATTTCCTCGCGGCCGAAGGCGGCATGTCCCGCTCGGCCGGCACCTGCAACACCATGGGCACGGCGTCGACCATGGCGTGCATGGCCGAAGCCCTCGGCACCTCCCTACCCCACAACGCCGCGATTCCGGCCGTGGACGCCCGTCGTTATGTGCTCGCCCACATGTCCGGCATGCGTGCCGTGGAAATGGTCCGTGAAGATTTGAAACTGTCGAAGATCCTGACCAAGGAAGCCTTCGAAAACGCCATCCGCGTCAACGCCGCCATTGGCGGTTCGACCAACGCGGTGATCCACCTCAAGGCCATCGCCGGACGCATCGGCGTGCAACTGGACCTCGACGACTGGACCCGCATCGGCCGCGGCATGCCGACCATCGTCGACTTGCAGCCGTCCGGGCGCTTCCTGATGGAAGAGTTCTACTACGCCGGTGGCCTGCCCGCCGTGCTCCGTCGTCTCGGCGAAGCGAACCTGATCCCGCACCCGAACGCACTGACGGTCAACGGCAAGAGCCTCGGCGAAAACACCAAGGACGCACCGATCTACGGCCAGGACGAAGTCATCCGCACCCTGGACAACCCGATCCGCGCCGACGGCGGCATCTGCGTATTGCGCGGCAACCTGGCGCCACTGGGCGCGGTGCTCAAGCCATCCGCCGCCACGCCGGAGCTGATGCAGCACCGTGGCCGTGCCGTGGTGTTCGAGAACTTCGACGAGTACAAGGCACGGATCAACGACCCGGAACTCGATGTCGACGCCGACTCGATCCTGGTGATGAAGAACTGCGGGCCGAAAGGTTATCCAGGCATGGCCGAAGTCGGCAACATGGGCTTGCCGGCCAAACTGCTGGCCCAGGGTGTGACGGACATGGTGCGTATTTCCGATGCACGCATGAGCGGCACCGCCTACGGCACCGTGGTCCTGCACGTGGCGCCGGAAGCCGCGGCCGGCGGACCGTTGGCCGCCGTGAAAGAAGGCGACTGGATCGAACTCGACTGCGCCAGCGGCCGCCTGCACCTGGACATCCCGGACGCCGAACTCGCCGCGCGCCTGGCCGACCTCGCGCCACCGCAGCAATTGTTGGTGGGCGGCTATCGCCAGTTGTACATCGACCATGTGCTGCAAGCGGACCAGGGCTGCGACTTCGACTTCCTGGTGGGCTGCCGCGGCGCCGAGGTGCCGCGTCACTCTCACTGA
- a CDS encoding MFS transporter, whose protein sequence is MSQELRLIRRITLKLIPFLILLYLIAYVDRSAVGFAKLHMGADIGIGDAAYGLGAGLFFIGYFLLEIPSNLMLERFGARRWFARIMITWGAITIGMAFVQGPHSFYVMRFLLGAAEAGFFPGVLYYITQWFPVRHRGKILGLFILSQPIAMMITGPVSGGLLGMDGILGLHGWQWLFIVIGLPAVLLTWPVLRYLPDGPQQVKWMDQAEKDWLTGELQKDLQEYGQTRHGNPLHALKDKRVLLLALFYLPVTLSIYGLGLWLPTLIKQFGGSDLVTGFVSSVPYIFGIVGLLIIPRSSDRLNDRYGHLAVLYVLGAIGLFLSAWLSVPVLQLAALCLVAFALFSCTAVFWTLPGRFFAGASAAAGIALINSVGNLGGYIGPFVIGALKEYTGNLASGLYFLSCVMVFGLVLTGVVYRLLERKHVLPADQFAASARGATRT, encoded by the coding sequence ATGAGCCAGGAATTGCGGCTTATTCGTCGCATCACCCTCAAACTGATTCCCTTCCTGATCCTGCTGTACCTGATCGCCTACGTGGACCGCTCTGCGGTGGGCTTTGCCAAGCTGCACATGGGCGCCGACATCGGCATCGGCGACGCCGCCTACGGCTTGGGCGCGGGGCTGTTTTTCATTGGTTACTTCCTGCTGGAGATCCCCAGCAACCTGATGCTGGAACGCTTCGGCGCGCGGCGCTGGTTCGCCCGGATCATGATCACCTGGGGCGCCATCACCATCGGCATGGCCTTTGTGCAGGGCCCTCACAGTTTCTATGTGATGCGCTTTTTGCTGGGCGCGGCCGAAGCCGGGTTCTTCCCGGGCGTGCTGTACTACATCACCCAATGGTTCCCGGTGCGCCATCGCGGCAAGATCCTCGGCCTGTTCATTCTTTCCCAACCCATCGCGATGATGATCACCGGCCCGGTGTCCGGTGGTTTGCTGGGCATGGACGGCATCCTTGGCCTGCACGGCTGGCAGTGGCTGTTCATCGTCATCGGCCTGCCGGCGGTGCTGTTGACCTGGCCGGTGCTGCGCTACCTGCCGGATGGCCCGCAACAAGTGAAATGGATGGACCAGGCCGAGAAGGACTGGCTGACCGGCGAGTTGCAGAAAGACTTGCAGGAATACGGCCAGACCCGCCACGGCAATCCGCTGCATGCGCTGAAGGACAAACGTGTGTTGCTGCTGGCGCTGTTCTATCTGCCCGTGACGTTGAGCATCTACGGGCTGGGCCTGTGGTTGCCGACGCTGATCAAGCAGTTCGGTGGCAGCGACCTGGTGACCGGTTTTGTCTCTTCGGTGCCGTATATCTTCGGCATCGTCGGCCTGCTGATCATTCCGCGCAGCTCCGACCGCTTGAATGACCGCTACGGTCACCTGGCCGTGCTGTATGTGCTGGGCGCCATCGGCCTGTTCCTCAGCGCCTGGTTGTCGGTGCCGGTGTTGCAACTGGCCGCGCTGTGCCTGGTGGCGTTCGCGCTGTTTTCCTGCACGGCGGTGTTCTGGACCTTGCCGGGACGGTTCTTTGCCGGCGCCAGTGCGGCGGCGGGCATTGCGCTGATCAACTCGGTGGGCAACCTCGGTGGCTACATCGGACCGTTCGTGATCGGTGCGCTGAAGGAGTACACCGGCAACCTGGCCTCGGGGCTGTATTTCCTGTCCTGTGTGATGGTGTTTGGCTTGGTGTTGACTGGCGTGGTCTATCGCCTGCTGGAGCGCAAGCATGTGCTGCCGGCGGACCAGTTTGCGGCGAGCGCCCGGGGGGCGACGCGTACCTGA
- the araD1 gene encoding AraD1 family protein has product MRLVQFELSHGERRVGVVDGDQVREVQGANTVRELALAAIEAGVKLEQQVNGLGLGASHDYAQLLGELRILPPLDHPDPAHLLVSGTGLTHLGSASARDKMHQQAGDEATMTDTMRIFKWGVEGGKPQAGQAGVQPEWFYKGDGSIVVRPGHPFPLPPFAEDAGEEPEISGLYVIGHDGKPYRLGFAVGNEFSDHVMERKNYLYLAHSKLRSCSFGPELRVGELPQHLSGTSRILRNGKVLWQNEFLSGEANMCHSLENLEFHHFKYSQFLRPGDVHVHFFGTATLSFADGIRTQPGDVFEISQAEFGAPLVNGIAPVDAVFNPGTIGTL; this is encoded by the coding sequence ATGCGTTTAGTTCAGTTCGAATTGAGTCACGGCGAGCGCCGCGTCGGTGTCGTTGATGGCGATCAAGTGCGCGAAGTACAGGGCGCCAACACGGTGCGTGAGCTGGCGCTGGCCGCTATCGAAGCGGGCGTGAAGCTTGAGCAGCAGGTGAACGGTTTGGGCCTTGGAGCGAGCCATGACTACGCTCAGTTGCTCGGCGAGCTGCGCATCCTGCCGCCGTTGGACCACCCGGACCCGGCGCACCTGTTGGTCAGCGGCACCGGCCTGACTCACCTGGGCAGCGCCTCGGCCCGGGACAAGATGCACCAGCAGGCCGGCGACGAAGCGACGATGACCGACACCATGCGCATCTTCAAGTGGGGCGTCGAGGGTGGCAAGCCACAGGCCGGGCAGGCCGGCGTGCAACCGGAATGGTTCTACAAGGGTGACGGCAGCATCGTGGTCCGCCCGGGCCATCCGTTCCCGCTGCCACCGTTTGCCGAAGACGCTGGCGAAGAGCCGGAGATCAGCGGCCTGTACGTCATCGGCCACGACGGCAAGCCGTATCGGCTGGGCTTTGCGGTAGGCAACGAATTCTCCGACCACGTCATGGAACGCAAGAATTACCTGTACCTGGCCCATTCGAAACTGCGCAGTTGCAGTTTTGGTCCGGAACTTCGCGTGGGTGAACTGCCTCAACATCTGTCCGGGACCAGTCGTATCCTGCGCAACGGCAAAGTGCTGTGGCAGAACGAATTCCTCAGCGGCGAGGCGAACATGTGCCACAGCCTCGAAAACCTGGAATTCCACCACTTCAAGTACAGTCAGTTCCTGCGTCCGGGGGACGTGCACGTTCACTTCTTCGGCACCGCGACGCTGTCGTTCGCCGACGGCATCCGCACCCAGCCGGGGGATGTATTCGAGATCAGCCAGGCCGAGTTCGGCGCGCCGCTGGTCAATGGCATTGCCCCGGTGGACGCGGTATTCAATCCGGGTACTATCGGCACACTTTAA
- a CDS encoding aldehyde dehydrogenase (NADP(+)), whose protein sequence is MNQILGHNYIGGARSAAGQTRLQSVDASTGEALPHDFVQATAQEVDAAAKAAAAAYPTYRSLSAARRAEFLDAIADELDALGDEFVAVVCRETALPAARIQGERGRTSGQMRLFAKVLRRGDFYGARIDRALPERTPLPRPDLRQYRIGLGPVAVFGASNFPLAFSTAGGDTAAALAAGCPVVFKAHSGHMATAEHVADAIIRAAEKTAMPAGVFNMIYGGGVGEWLVKHPAIQAVGFTGSLKGGRALCDMAAARPQPIPVFAEMSSINPVIVLPQALKNRAESVARDLTASVVQGCGQFCTNPGLVIGIRSPEFTAFTQQVATLIGDQAPQTMLNAGTLQSYGKGLQKLLAHPGIERLAGRDQQGNQAQPQLFKADASLLINGDEALQEEVFGPTTVFVEVADQAQLTAALNGLHGQLTATMIGDPADFEQFGELTPLLEQKVGRILLNGYPTGVEVCDSMVHGGPYPATSDARGTSVGTLAIDRFLRPVCFQNYPDNLLPEPLKNANPLGILRLVDGVPGREAL, encoded by the coding sequence ATGAACCAGATCCTTGGCCACAACTACATCGGCGGGGCGCGCAGCGCGGCCGGCCAGACTCGCCTGCAGAGCGTCGACGCCAGCACCGGCGAGGCCTTGCCCCATGATTTCGTCCAGGCCACGGCACAAGAAGTCGACGCCGCCGCCAAGGCCGCTGCGGCGGCTTATCCGACCTATCGCAGCCTGAGTGCGGCGCGTCGGGCCGAGTTCCTCGACGCCATCGCCGATGAACTGGACGCCCTGGGCGATGAGTTCGTCGCCGTGGTCTGCCGTGAAACCGCCTTGCCAGCGGCCCGGATCCAGGGCGAGCGCGGTCGCACCAGCGGCCAGATGCGCCTGTTTGCCAAGGTCTTGCGCCGAGGCGATTTCTACGGCGCGCGCATCGACCGCGCCTTGCCGGAGCGCACGCCACTGCCGCGTCCGGACCTGCGTCAATACCGCATCGGTCTCGGCCCGGTGGCGGTGTTCGGCGCCAGCAACTTCCCGCTGGCATTTTCCACGGCCGGTGGTGATACAGCGGCTGCGCTTGCCGCCGGTTGCCCGGTGGTATTCAAGGCCCACAGCGGCCACATGGCAACTGCCGAGCACGTGGCCGATGCGATCATCCGCGCGGCGGAGAAAACCGCGATGCCAGCCGGTGTGTTCAACATGATCTACGGCGGGGGCGTTGGCGAATGGCTGGTCAAGCATCCGGCGATCCAGGCCGTGGGCTTCACCGGCTCCCTCAAGGGCGGGCGTGCACTGTGCGATATGGCCGCCGCGCGGCCGCAGCCGATCCCAGTGTTTGCCGAGATGTCGAGCATCAACCCGGTGATCGTCTTGCCACAGGCCTTGAAGAACCGTGCCGAGAGCGTTGCTCGCGACCTGACCGCTTCGGTGGTGCAGGGTTGCGGCCAGTTCTGCACCAACCCTGGCCTGGTGATCGGCATTCGCTCGCCGGAGTTCACCGCTTTCACCCAGCAGGTGGCGACGCTGATCGGCGACCAGGCGCCGCAGACCATGCTCAACGCCGGTACGCTGCAAAGCTACGGCAAGGGTTTGCAGAAACTCCTGGCTCACCCAGGCATCGAGCGTCTGGCCGGTCGCGACCAACAGGGCAATCAGGCCCAGCCGCAATTGTTCAAGGCTGACGCCAGCCTGCTGATCAACGGTGACGAGGCCTTGCAGGAAGAGGTCTTCGGCCCGACCACGGTGTTCGTCGAAGTGGCGGACCAGGCGCAACTGACTGCTGCCCTGAACGGCCTGCACGGCCAACTCACCGCGACGATGATTGGCGATCCGGCGGACTTCGAACAGTTCGGCGAATTGACGCCGCTGCTGGAACAGAAAGTCGGCCGTATCTTGCTCAACGGTTACCCAACCGGCGTCGAGGTGTGTGATTCGATGGTCCATGGCGGCCCTTATCCAGCGACGTCCGATGCCCGTGGCACCTCGGTGGGCACGCTGGCGATCGATCGCTTCCTGCGTCCGGTGTGCTTCCAGAACTACCCGGACAATCTGTTGCCGGAACCGCTGAAGAACGCCAACCCGCTGGGAATCCTGCGGTTGGTGGATGGGGTGCCGGGGCGCGAGGCGCTTTGA